A region from the Nymphalis io chromosome 9, ilAglIoxx1.1, whole genome shotgun sequence genome encodes:
- the LOC126770467 gene encoding methylglutaconyl-CoA hydratase, mitochondrial — protein MWIQRVSSFQKIRKFQFVKFLSTKTQDVENAGPVVFRKLGGEDKGIAVYGLNSPQARNALGFDLLQSMREVNQLIREDTKISVVILHSLVPGIFCAGANLKERFKMSDDEVATFVRGLRNTFIEIEDLPMPTIAAVEGVAVGGGLELALACDIRVAAQSAKLGLIETGRGLIPGAGGTQRLPRVVHLNIAKELIFTSRIVSGNEAKDLGLVNHVVSQNSNNNAAFEKSLTIAREIISNAPIALRCAKQAINEGVQLSIKDGYEVEQKCYEINIPTKDRQEGMLSFIEKRKPQYKGH, from the exons ATGTGGATCCAAAGAGTTAGTTCTTTTCAAAAAATTCgaaaatttcaatttgtaaaatttttatcaacaaaaacacAAGATGTCGAAAACGCAGGGCCCGTTGTATTTCGTAAACTAGGTGGCGAGGACAAAGGGATTGCAGTATATGGGTTGAATAGCCCTCAGGCAAGAAACGCTCTTGGCTTTGATCTCCTACAATCTATGCGGGAAGTCAACCAGCTCATCCGAGAGGACACAAAAATATCAGTTGTAATATTACATAGTTTAGTTCCTGGAATATTTTGTGCTG gagCAAATTTAAAGGAAAGGTTCAAAATGAGTGATGATGAAGTTGCAACATTTGTGAGAGGTCTTAGAAACACATTCATAGAAATAGAGGATTTACCAATGCCAACAATAGCTGCCGTAGAGGGAGTAGCTGTTGGGGGAGGATTAGAATTGGCTCTTGCTTGTGATATTAGAGTGGCTGCACAATCTGCAAAACTAGGACTGATTGAAACAGGCCGAGGTCTTATCCCTGGTGCTGGCGGCACCCAGAGACTACCTAGAGTAGTACACTTAAATATTGCTAaggaattaatatttacatctaGAATAGTCAGTGGGAATGAAGCTAAAGATCTTG ggtTAGTCAACCATGTTGTTTCACAAAATAGTAATAACAATGCGGCCTTTGAAAAATCTCTTACTATAGCACGTGAAATCATTTCAAATGCCCCCATTGCTCTAAGATGTGCAAAGCAGGCTATTAACGAGGGTGTCCAACTTAGCATTAAAGATGGTTATGAAGTGGAGCAGAAGTGTTATGAAATTAACATTCCTACTAAAGATAGACAGGAAGGAATGCTTTCTTTTATCGAAAAGAGGAAGCCTCAATATAAaggacattaa
- the LOC126770871 gene encoding uncharacterized protein LOC126770871, producing the protein MFASLYNSLEANRVTACVQQSGARACAGLAWQRRWLIFLLYTDITTQSTIATANQCTHHVVAFYKHPTYPEQDLALLQLDWPFISTKLINNHTINGNIIKKLDDWMKKIKLTEAVQYQTTWGHNRSYHKMYSTPVRMFLVTVVLPSASFIVFFLFIIFFTGNKTRGNKIPYRNLNNENKETTYV; encoded by the exons ATGTTCGCGAGCCTGTACAACTCGCTCGAGGCGAACCGCGTGACGGCGTGTGTGCAGCAAAGCGGCGCGCGCGCGTGCGCCGGCCTCGCGTGGCAGCGGCGCTGG CTTATATTCCTACTTTACACTGATATTACTACCCAATCAACAATAGCAACTGCCAACCAGTGCACGCATCATGTAGTTGCTTTCTACAAGCACCCCACATATCCGGAACAGGATCTGGCGCTTCTGCAACTCGACTGGCCCTTCATCTCCACCAAGCTTATCAACAATCATACTATCAAtggcaatataattaaaaa ACTGGATGATTGGatgaagaaaattaaattaacagagGCTGTGCAGTACCAAACAACATGGGGTCACAACAGAAGTTATCACAAAATGTACTCAACTCCTGTGAGAATGTTTCTTGTGACTGTAGTGTTACCATCTGCTTCCTTCATTGTATTCTTTTTGTTCATTATATTCTTTACTGGTAATAAGACCAGAGGAAATAAAATTCCATATAGAAAtctaaataatgaaaacaaggAAACTACATATGTTTAA
- the LOC126770469 gene encoding phosphomannomutase: MTSRKNVLYLFDVDGTLTKPRQIITDDLKSFLLEKVKPKVSIGLVSGSDYVKIVEQMGGEDVTNQFDFVFCENGVMQYRQGDLKSTQSILNYIGEETLQRVINFALGYMSKLQLPAKRGNFVEFRSSMINICPVGRSCSQAERDEFSRYDLEHNIRAKFVEALQKEFDSNLKFALGGQISVDVYPTGWDKTYCLQHIQDENFSEVHFFGDKTMAGGNDHEIYNDPRTIGHIVTSPEDTKEQLKQCLNIK; this comes from the coding sequence atgactagccggaaaaatgttttatatttattcgacGTAGACGGAACTTTGACGAAACCCCGTCAGATTATTACAGATgacttaaaaagttttttactaGAAAAAGTAAAACCAAAGGTTTCAATCGGACTAGTCAGTGGTTCCGATTACGTTAAAATTGTGGAGCAAATGGGCGGGGAAGATGTGACGAACCAATTCGACTTCGTGTTCTGCGAAAATGGGGTGATGCAATATAGGCAAGGAGATTTAAAAAGTACGCAAagtatattaaactatattggTGAAGAAACTCTTCAAAGAGTCATCAATTTTGCTTTAGGTTACATGTCAAAGCTACAGCTACCAGCCAAGAGAGGAAATTTTGTGGAGTTTCGTTCCagtatgataaatatttgcCCCGTAGGCCGATCTTGTAGTCAAGCAGAGAGAGACGAGTTCTCTAGATATGATTTAGAACACAATATTAGGGCAAAGTTTGTGGAAGCTCTTCAAAAAGAATTTGACTCAAACTTGAAATTCGCCCTTGGAGGACAAATCAGTGTAGATGTTTATCCTACTGGTTGGGATAAAACCTACTGCCTTCAGCATATACAAGACGAAAACTTCAGTGAGGTCCACTTCTTTGGAGACAAGACTATGGCTGGGGGTAATGACCATGAAATCTACAACGACCCAAGGACAATTGGTCATATAGTTACATCTCCAGAAGATACAAAAGAACAGTTAAAACAGtgccttaatattaaataa
- the LOC126770465 gene encoding N-sulphoglucosamine sulphohydrolase isoform X2 encodes MHWHDAASSLIMLFLPLAVVRPGIIGKKHVGPQSVYQFDFEQTEENNHINQVGRNITHMKLLARKFLAEANKQNKPFFLYVGFHDPHRCGHSEPQWGPFCERFGSGEPGAGRIPDWLPWYYQWDEVQLPYHVQDTEAARRDIAAQYTTMSRLDQGVALMLKEIETAGHKDDTLVVYTSDNGIPFPSGRTNFYDPGLREPLIISSPEPNARKNEVSGAMVSLLDIMPTVLDWFRIKRKQEMSNDIWGDDQPKSLLPILEKEPPHSDKEAIFASQTHHEITMYYPMRAVRTRRYKLIHNLNYGMPFPIDQDLYVSPTFQDILNRTRSKQQLPWYKTLKQYYYRPQWELYDLKSDPEETNNLHGKPSLEEVESTLRERLHEWQRSTRDPWLCSPDAVLEREDSSAVCRSLDNGLSHYHPR; translated from the exons ATGCACTGGCACGACGCAGCCTCATCTTTAATAATGCTTTTTCTTCCGTTAGCAGTTGTTCGCCCAG GTATAATTGGAAAGAAGCATGTGGGGCCACAGAGTGTATATCAATTTGACTTCGAGCAGACAGAAGAGAATAACCACATCAACCAAGTGGGCCGGAACATCACGCATATGAAACTGCTTGCCAGAAAATTCCTCGCAGAAGCCAATAAGCAaaacaa GCCTTTCTTCCTGTACGTTGGATTTCACGATCCGCACCGTTGTGGACATAGCGAGCCTCAATGGGGACCGTTCTGCGAGCGGTTCGGCTCCGGTGAGCCTGGTGCTGGTCGCATCCCAGACTGGCTACCCTGGTACTATCAGTGGGATGAAGTGCAACTGCCGTACCATGTGCAA gATACGGAAGCTGCGCGAAGGGATATTGCGGCACAGTATACAACAATGTCAAGACTTGACCAAG GTGTTGCTCTCATGCTGAAAGAAATAGAAACAGCCGGACACAAAGACGACACATTGGTCGTATATACATCAGACAATGGAATTCCCTTCCCATCCGGTCGAACAAACTTCTATGACCCCGGACTTCGAGAACCATTAATCATTTCATCACCTGAACCTAATGCCAGGAAAAATGAAGTGTCTGGTGCTATGGTCAGCTTGCTGGACATCATGCCCACTGTTCTGGACTGGTTtagaattaaaagaaaacaggAAATGAGCAATGATATATGGGGTGATGACCAGCCAAAAAGCTTACTACCAATATTAGAAAAGG aaCCACCACATTCAGATAAAGAAGCAATATTTGCATCGCAAACTCATCATGAGATTACCATGTACTACCCAATGCGGGCAGTGCGCACGCGCCGTTACAAACTTATTCATAATTTGAACTACGGCATGCCATTCCCAATAGATCAAGATTTGTACGTCTCGCCTACTTTTCAG gaTATCCTTAACCGCACTCGCAGTAAGCAGCAGCTGCCGTGGTACAAAACGCTTAAACAGTATTACTACCGACCACAATGGGAGCTTTATGATTTGAAAAGTGATCCTGAGGAGACCAATAATTTACATG GTAAACCGTCTCTGGAGGAAGTCGAATCAACATTGCGCGAACGTCTTCACGAATGGCAGCGTTCCACTCGCGACCCGTGGCTCTGTTCGCCCGATGCCGTGCTGGAGCGCGAGGACAGCAGCGCCGTGTGCCGCTCGCTAGACAACGGCCTCTCGCACTACCATCCGAGGTAG
- the LOC126770470 gene encoding EKC/KEOPS complex subunit Tprkb-like, whose protein sequence is MSPEPYTCALDPITETRIKIYLMRDVKNVEMIRSNVINGSWKCAVIKPSLILDILQVVVAANRAVLSERSNTMVTKTVYSEILYNLSLTKNISQSLSKFGVDKDNSILVCFLVNETDESEHIINGIEGELCPLSELNKFTNVKDVKSVYKLNNLKSDADLLDVIVSRMVTKSFVTH, encoded by the coding sequence atgtcgcCGGAACCTTACACATGTGCTCTTGATCCTATAACTGAAACAAGAATCAAGATATACCTTATGAGAGACGTCAAGAATGTGGAAATGATCAGAAGCAACGTTATTAACGGTAGCTGGAAATGTGCAGTTATAAAACCGAGCTTAATATTAGACATTCTTCAAGTTGTCGTAGCCGCGAACCGGGCAGTGTTGTCAGAAAGATCAAATACAATGGTTACAAAGACTGTTTATTCAGAAATCTTGTATAATTTATCCCTAACTAAAAATATCTCACAAAGCCTAAGTAAATTTGGTGTTGATAAGGACAATAGCATACTTGTCTGTTTTTTAGTTAATGAAACTGATGAAAGTGAACACATTATAAATGGAATAGAAGGAGAGCTATGTCCTTTgagtgaattaaataaatttactaatgtAAAGGATGTAAaaagtgtttataaattaaacaatttgaaATCAGATGCTGACTTGCTAGATGTTATTGTAAGCAGAATGGTTACTAAGAGTTTTGTTACccattaa
- the LOC126770465 gene encoding N-sulphoglucosamine sulphohydrolase isoform X1 yields the protein MAVSPGAVIAILLCIISSETVLSNKARNVLVLLADDGGFELGVYRNKICQTPNIDALARRSLIFNNAFSSVSSCSPSRAALLTGTPSHQNGMYGLHHGVHHFNSFDNVTSLPKILQENGIYTGIIGKKHVGPQSVYQFDFEQTEENNHINQVGRNITHMKLLARKFLAEANKQNKPFFLYVGFHDPHRCGHSEPQWGPFCERFGSGEPGAGRIPDWLPWYYQWDEVQLPYHVQDTEAARRDIAAQYTTMSRLDQGVALMLKEIETAGHKDDTLVVYTSDNGIPFPSGRTNFYDPGLREPLIISSPEPNARKNEVSGAMVSLLDIMPTVLDWFRIKRKQEMSNDIWGDDQPKSLLPILEKEPPHSDKEAIFASQTHHEITMYYPMRAVRTRRYKLIHNLNYGMPFPIDQDLYVSPTFQDILNRTRSKQQLPWYKTLKQYYYRPQWELYDLKSDPEETNNLHGKPSLEEVESTLRERLHEWQRSTRDPWLCSPDAVLEREDSSAVCRSLDNGLSHYHPR from the exons ATGGCAGTTTCACCGGGCGCTGTTATCGCgatattgttatgtataatatCTTCGGAAACAGTGTTATCTAATAAAGCCCGTAATGTTCTCGTATTACTCG cGGATGATGGAGGATTCGAACTCGGTGTGTATCGAAATAAGATTTGCCAAACTCCAAACATAGATGCACTGGCACGACGCAGCCTCATCTTTAATAATGCTTTTTCTTCCGTTAGCAGTTGTTCGCCCAG TCGAGCAGCACTCTTGACTGGTACGCCAAGTCATCAAAATGGCATGTATGGGCTGCATCATGGTGTACATCATTTCAATTCCTTCGATAATGTTACAAGTTTGCCAAAAATATTGCAAGAAAATGGAATATACACAG GTATAATTGGAAAGAAGCATGTGGGGCCACAGAGTGTATATCAATTTGACTTCGAGCAGACAGAAGAGAATAACCACATCAACCAAGTGGGCCGGAACATCACGCATATGAAACTGCTTGCCAGAAAATTCCTCGCAGAAGCCAATAAGCAaaacaa GCCTTTCTTCCTGTACGTTGGATTTCACGATCCGCACCGTTGTGGACATAGCGAGCCTCAATGGGGACCGTTCTGCGAGCGGTTCGGCTCCGGTGAGCCTGGTGCTGGTCGCATCCCAGACTGGCTACCCTGGTACTATCAGTGGGATGAAGTGCAACTGCCGTACCATGTGCAA gATACGGAAGCTGCGCGAAGGGATATTGCGGCACAGTATACAACAATGTCAAGACTTGACCAAG GTGTTGCTCTCATGCTGAAAGAAATAGAAACAGCCGGACACAAAGACGACACATTGGTCGTATATACATCAGACAATGGAATTCCCTTCCCATCCGGTCGAACAAACTTCTATGACCCCGGACTTCGAGAACCATTAATCATTTCATCACCTGAACCTAATGCCAGGAAAAATGAAGTGTCTGGTGCTATGGTCAGCTTGCTGGACATCATGCCCACTGTTCTGGACTGGTTtagaattaaaagaaaacaggAAATGAGCAATGATATATGGGGTGATGACCAGCCAAAAAGCTTACTACCAATATTAGAAAAGG aaCCACCACATTCAGATAAAGAAGCAATATTTGCATCGCAAACTCATCATGAGATTACCATGTACTACCCAATGCGGGCAGTGCGCACGCGCCGTTACAAACTTATTCATAATTTGAACTACGGCATGCCATTCCCAATAGATCAAGATTTGTACGTCTCGCCTACTTTTCAG gaTATCCTTAACCGCACTCGCAGTAAGCAGCAGCTGCCGTGGTACAAAACGCTTAAACAGTATTACTACCGACCACAATGGGAGCTTTATGATTTGAAAAGTGATCCTGAGGAGACCAATAATTTACATG GTAAACCGTCTCTGGAGGAAGTCGAATCAACATTGCGCGAACGTCTTCACGAATGGCAGCGTTCCACTCGCGACCCGTGGCTCTGTTCGCCCGATGCCGTGCTGGAGCGCGAGGACAGCAGCGCCGTGTGCCGCTCGCTAGACAACGGCCTCTCGCACTACCATCCGAGGTAG
- the LOC126770471 gene encoding 28S ribosomal protein S33, mitochondrial, which produces MATNFVKYSQLINNTTKYAQRMKRLSNRIFNEVAIPTNPRSMKVVKIFSARPLHTDEEIIHYYPRHVETHALMLKLREYGLFRDEHQDFKEEMKRLRELRGKVKVWKRKLNQEQKES; this is translated from the coding sequence ATGGCGACGAATTTTGTGAAATATTCACAACTTATCAATAATACAACGAAATATGCACAACGGATGAAAAGGTTATCAAATAGAATATTCAATGAAGTCGCGATTCCGACAAATCCTAGGTCGATGAAAGTAGTCAAAATCTTCTCAGCCAGACCACTGCATACCGATGAAGAGATCATTCACTACTACCCTAGACACGTGGAGACTCATGCATTGATGCTAAAACTACGAGAGTATGGTTTATTCCGAGATGAACATCAGGACTTCAAAGAAGAGATGAAGAGGCTGCGAGAGTTGCGTGGTAAAGTTAAAGTTTGGAAAAGAAAACTAAATCAGGAGCAAAAAGAATCTTAG